The region AACACGATTCCGGTAATAGCATCCAGGCCGGGCGCTGATTTAAAACCCGCTACGTCTACGTATTGAAAGCCGTGGTAGGTGAATTTAGGCGTCCAGGTTTCGCCCTGCGGGTCACCCTTGAGGATATACGTGTCCGTAGCGCGGGCTTTGCGCAGGTTTTCGGTCATGATGTCACCGTTGGGAAACAGTACTTCGCCGAAGCGCAGACGAATGGTATCACCTTTGTTGCCCTTTACCCGGAGCCGCACCATACCCGCAAAGTTTTGCCCCAGGTCGAACAGGTAATGCCCGCCCGCTTTGGGTGTAACCGTTTTGGCTTTCAACTCCTGAAAAACGCGAACAGGATTTCCCGGATACGCTTCAAGCTGCCTATCAGGTTTATCCGGAAAAATGGTACTGTTTTTCCAGCCCGCGTCGTTAAAACCCGTTTTGCTCCAGTTATCGAAGGCCAGATTGGCGTTATAGGTTTCACCATTCAGGATGTCGGCTTCCAGGATAGGGCCGTGACTGGTCTTCCAGCTTTGGTCGGTGGCGATGGTTTCGGTTTTGCCGTTGGTGTATTCGATCTCAAGTTGTGCTTTCAGGAGAGGCACATTCCCGTAGAAATTTTTCACGACCGGGTTTCCAACGAGCAGCGCGTAACCCAGATAGCCCGCATACCAACCATCGGCGAGGATGGCCCCCAGCGCGTTTTTGCCGGGTTTTACATCGGCCGTCACGTCGTAGGTCTGGTAGTAAACCCGCTTGTTGTAATCGGTCCAGCCGGGCGTAAAGTAGTCGTTCCCGATCCGTTTGCCGTTGATCTGATATTCGTACAGTCCCAGTGACGTTACGTACAATCGGGCTTTTTTGACGGGGGCTGTCAGTTGAATTTCTTTTCGGAAAAAAGGCGACGGCGGCAGGTGATAGGTTTTGCCCTTTCCCAAAGCGGTCAGGTCGTTCCCAATCCAGTCAGCTTTCCAGTCGGCTTTGGTGAGCAGGCCCATCTCCCAGGTAGCCACCGCGCTCCAGGGGCCGGGTTGGCCGTTTTTGTCCCAGCTACGAACTTTCCAGTAACAAACCGTTCGGGAGAGGAGGGTTTTACCTGAATATTCAATCTGATTGGTGGCATTACCCGCCACTTTGGCGCTCTGCCAGAGGTCGGCTTTTTCGGCATTCAGCAACGCAGCCGACGATGCGACCAGTATCTGATAAGCCGTTTGAATCTGCCCGCGTCCGGTAGCCGTCAATTCCCAGCTTAAGCGGGGTTTATCGACATCGACAACCGGATTTCGTTTGTACTCCGTTCGTAAATTAACGGGGGTTAAATCGGCGGAGATTGCCTCCGATATTGTGAATGAAACCGTTATGAAGGACGTTATTAACCAGACGGTCAACGTATTGAGCCGGGCGAATTTCATAGAGTGAATGGGTATATGGACACTATAAGTAACAGACAGGTGGTGACCTACTTATAATATGGATTGCCCAGCGAGTCGATGTAAGCCCAGGGGTAATTCCATTTATCCATGTATACGTTTCCGGCCTGGAAGTTATCGTTGGCGGCCCGGAGTTTTTGCGCTAGAATACCCTCAAGTTGTTTCTGAGTCCCGGCCAGTTTAGGCTCATTGGCCAAATTCGTCAGCTGGTAAGGGTCCTGCTGATTATCGTACAACAGCCACGGGCCTTTCAGGTCGCGCACGTAAGTATACCGTGCTGTACGAATTCCCCGATATTCGCGGCCACCGCGCCCATAATTCCATTGGTGGAACGGTACGATACAGGCAATCAGCGCGGCATCGTCCGGCCGGGGAGCGCGGGGCTGGCGAATCAGGCTGGCAACGTTCTGCCCCTGTACACTGGCCGGAATGGTCTGGCCGCTCAGCGACAGCACCGTAGGCATTACATCGGTAAGTGTGATGGGAACATCCAGCGTGCGGCCTTTCCGACTCAGTCCCGCCGGGTATTTGAGCAGAAACGGTATCCGGATCGACTCGTCCCAGGGCTTTTGTTTGTTGATCTGATCGTGCGAGTACAGCATATCGCCGTGGTCGGAGGTGAACACGAAAATGGTGTTTTCGTCCAGTTTAGCCCCTTTAAGCGCAGCCTGTAACCGACCGATGCAGTCGTCGAGGGCGTTGATATGCGCGTAATATCCTTTCAGAGCCCGGTTGGCTTCCATCGTGTCTTTGGCGGGTACATTGGGGCGCAGGGACAACGTTTTGTCGGCGTACCGTTGTCGGTATTCTTTCGGGGCCGTCTGGTACGGGTCGTGCGGTGGCCCCCAGGCGAGCACCAATAGAAACGGCTCCTTGCGCGACTGGGTCATGAACGAAATGGCCGAATCGGTCTGGCTGATGGCATCGTACTGCTGCCAGACGAACCGCTTGTTCACCTCGTTGTAGTAAGGCGAGTTGTTGTAGTCGTGGGTGCATTCCAGCCCCCGCCAGTACTCGAAGCCCTGTCGGCGGTCAACGGGAATCGGTGCCAGACGACCGGCTGCGAAGTCCTTGGCTAACCCGCCGTTGATATGCCATTTGCCAATGAATCCGGTTTTGTAGCCGTTTTGCTGGCATACTTCGGCTAAGGTGACGGCTTCGTTGCGTAGCGGTCGGTCGTTATAAAACACTCCGTGGGTAGTAGCGTGCTGCCCCGTTAGCAGGCTGGCCCGGCTCGGTGAGCAGACCGGCACTTCGGCCACGCACAGGGGGGCGTTAACGGACTCCAGGGCCAGTTTATCCAGATTCGGCGTGATCACCTCCCGATTGCCCGCATAGCCCAAATCCTGCGCCCGCCACTGGTCGGCCATGACGATCACGATGTTGGGTTTACGGACACCGGCCTGACTGGGCGTTGGCCGAATGGGTGCGGGCGATGGTTTCCCGGCGATCAGACCGGTTAGCAGCGCACCGGCTACACAAAGGGATATATACTTCATGGCTGATTATCGGTTGGCCGGTTATCTGGCGGCTTCTTTGAGTTGGTCAAAAATGGGCAGCAGTGACTTCTTTGCTGCTTTTCCTGTCGGCTCAACCGCCAGATTACGAAGTTCCAGCGGGTCGGTTTTCAGGTTGTATACTTCTTCGTAACTGTCTGCCGGTTCGCGGAGATTGTAGTAGTGAACGTACTTTCTATCGGCGCTCAGCACCCCTTCGGATTGAGGAATAAATACGGCAGGCGTATTAAACATGTGCTCAAAATAGAAGGCCGTTCGCCAGGGTGTTTTGAGTGCTGCGCCGTCGCGGGCGTCCATCAGTTGCGTAAGGCTGCGCCCCTGCATCCGGCCCGGCACCGGTACCCCCGCCAGCGTGAGCAGGGTAGGAGCGAAATCAATGTTGAGCGTATACTTGTCGGTGGTGCGACCTTGCCGATTCGGTTGGCGGGGATCGTAAATGATGAGCGGTACCCGGATCGACAACTCATGGCCGTACCATTTGTCGGCAAAGCCATATTCGCCTTCGTAAAACCCGTTATCGCTGGTGTATATGATGATGGTATTGTCGGCGAGTCCCCGCTCCTGTAAGGTTCGGCGGAGGTTACCCACGACGTCATCAATACCCGTAATCAGCCGGTTATACGATTTGGTGGTCTGCTGAAACATCGAATCCGTAGCGAACCGGCGGCTCCAGCGAATGCGGGACTCGTTCTGGTCGTTATGCCGAAACCAGTCTGGAAACTGTCGGTAGTATTTATCATCGGCGGCAGCGGGGCGTTTTAGCGTCTGGTCGCGGTAGAGGTCGGTGAACCGTTCGGCATAGGGGAATTCAGGGTTGGCCGCATCCTGTGCGTGGGGCGCTTTGAAGCTCACCGATAAGCAGAACGGCTTTCCGGCCGGATTTCCCTGAAGAAACTCGTCCATTTGCTGGCCCATTAAATCGGTCAGGTGAATCGGCTTCCCCTGCGCATCCTTGGCCGCATAGTTACCCTGCCCATCGAAACCCCGCCAGTAATCATATTCATTGATGGGCATCACATTTCCCACGCCATACTTACCAATGAATCCCGTTCGGTAACCGGCTTTCCGGAGCAGCGCCGGGTAGGTCTGCGCCAGAGCAGAATCGGTAAAGGGCGTCACAAAATCCACAATCCCGTGCCGGCGGGCGTACTGCCCGCTCAGGATACTGGCCCGGCTGATGCAGCAGATAGGCGTAGTCACGTACGAACGCCGGAAATAGAACCCCTCCCGCGCCAGCCGGTCGAGGTTAGGCGTCTGGATTGTTTTATTTCCGGCAACACCCAGGGCATCCCACCGCTGGTCATCGGCCAGCAGGAAAATGATATTGGGAGCCGTGGGCGGGCGCGATGCCGGGTCAATCGGCTGCCGAAGGCCGAGCGCCCCGGCCAGGACGATAAGGGATAGCAGAAGTCGTTTCAATACTTTTTTAGGAAAGGGTTGGAAATGAGGTTGTTCGTTCAAAGATGTCAAAGCTTAGCGGACCTTAAATGCACTGTTTTAGTGCGAGCACAGCACATAGCATCCTATAGACAAACAAAGCTGCATTATTACGGGTAAAATTGAAATTTTTTTAGGAATTTATGAATCCTTTTAAGGATTGCTATGCCTGTAAGTAAGTTTCCTAAGCCTATACACCTTAGAAAGGGGCATAGGCCAGAACTTTATATGTCGGTAGACGTTAAGCTATCGTTTTGAGGGTGATGAACGAAAGGCCAGCGCCCTTGTGACATTGATTGGCTGCTTTCGTCCGAATAATAGCCTTATCGTGACACGGTTGTCCCGATTTTCAATTGTTAATTCAGTCTATTGCATCTGTTAGCCCTACTTATCATTTGCCTGACATTTTCAGGAATTACTTCTTCGGAAGCCGTTCGTGCCCCGTCTTATAGTATACGGGGTATCAGTCGCAACCAGCAATCGGGTCAGAAAAAGAAGAAGGTCAGTAAATCGCCCCGGCAAACGAAGAAGGTACGAAAAACCAGTGCGCGTAAGCCCGTTCAGGCCCGCCCCAAGTCGAAAAAGACTCGCCAGACCCTGCCTGCTGCCAAACGAAATCGTACAATTGTTTCCACAAAAAAAAGAAAACCCGTTGTTAAAAAAGTACCCTTGCCCGTAAGCCGACGACTCGCTATTATGGGTAGCCGGTACGCAACCATCCCAACCCTGGACGGTCAGCTTAGCGGAACGGTGTATTACCTGGCCTCCGGGCATGGCGGTCCTGATCCGGGCGCTATTGGCAAGTATGGAAAACAACGACTTCCCGAAGATGAGTATGCGTATGATGTGACCCTGCGGCTCGCGCGGCTGCTGATTCAGCACGGGGCCGCGGTCTACATGATCGTGCAGGATCGGAATGATGGGATTCGGGATGTAGCGGTGCTCCCCATCGACTACGATGAAGTGGCGTATCCCAATCAGGCTATTCCGTTGAACCAAACCAGTCGGCTACGCCAGACAACCACGGCGGTCAATAGTGAATACGCCCGCCACAAAGGTCGGTATCAGCGGTTCGTGACCATTCACGTCGACAGCCGGAGCAAAGGCGAAACGACCGATGTGTTTTTCTACCATCACCCCCAGAGTAAAGTCGGGTTGCGACTGGCGCGGCACATTCATAAAACGTTTCTGGCCAACTACCGACGTCATCGCCCCGCCCGGCCGTACATGGGTCGGGTGAGCAGCCGGGGGAGCTTATACGTGGTGAAGAACAGCCACCCGCCCACGGTCTTCATTGAACTGGGTAACATCCAGAATTCACTGGATCAGCGCCGGTTTTTGATCCCGCAAAACCGGCAGGCCCTGGCCAACTGGATGTGCCAGGGCATACTGACGGATTACAGGACACGGTAAGCAACACCCGATTTATTTCTTCATAGTGAGGGCATTGGCCGGGGCGGACGCGTCGGTTTCTACCGTTTTTTTCGCGTGCGTAGTGTCGGTGTTCAGAAGCCGGATATTGCCGGACCGTTCCCCTGCTATGTGCATCAGCAAGTCAGCTTTATCCGTAAAGTGAATGGTATCCAGCGTAATGTCGCGGCTGTTCTGCACTTGCATAACCGTTTTGTTGGTGGTGAGCAGCGACACGTTTTTCAGCCGGATATTTTCCGCTTCGATGCAAACCAGTCCTTTCCGGCTTTGCAGCACCGCATTTTCAATCAGAATATCTTTTACCGCCATTTCGGGTAAGCCCCGGATCAGAATGGCGGTTTCGGCACCTTTGCAGGTCACGTTCCGAATCTGAAACGACCGGAACTGGGGCGTAGCTTCGGAGAGGGGTTGCGGTTGAATAACGGGCAGTTCATTGCTTTCGCCCTGTTGAGGCACCGGGTCTTTGGCGGCATAATACATGTCGAACAGAATCGCTTCACCGGCAATGTCGGTCATGTCGATGCCGTCCACGAAAATGTTTTCGACCACGCCACCCCGGCCCCGCGCCGTTTTAAATCGCAGACCAACATCGGTGCCCATGAACGTACAGTTCGACACGTACAGGTTTTTTACCCCGCCCGACATTTCGCTGCCAATCACAAACCCACCGTGGGCATGGTACACCCGGCTGTTCCGAACGGTGATGTTTTCGGTCGGAACGCCCCGTTTGCGGCCCTGTTCATCGCGCCCCGATTTAATACAGATACCATCGTCGCCCACATCGAATGTACAATCGTCGACAAGCCCGTTTCGGCAGGATTCCAGGTCCAGACCGTCGCCGTTCTGCGCGTACCACGGGTTTTTAGCCGTAACCCGGCGAAGGGTAATGTCTTCACAGAGAAGCGGGTGCAAACACCAGGCGGGTGAATTCTGGAAGGTAACCCCCTCCAGCAAAATGCGTTTGCAGCGGGTCAGGCTCAACATATTGGGACGCAGGAAATCCTTAATACCCTCATAATACGTCATTGGCTGTCCTGCTTTTACCGGTTCACTGGCTCCTTTCAGCGATTGCGCGGTTGGGTACCAGGTATCCTGTTTATCATTCAGCACACCGCCAGAGGCAACCAGTTTTTTCCACTGGTCGGAGGTGAGTTTACCTTTCTTGACCATCCGCCAGGCTTCCCCGGCCCCATCCAGAATACCCTCGCCCGTAATGGCGATATTTTCCAGCCCAACCCCCGATATGGGGGCCTGATTTCGAATAGCTTCTTCGCCCTCCCAGGTCGTATTGATGAGTGGATACACCTCGCGCCGGTTCGTAAACTGAAGCAACGCGCCTTTGGCTAAATGCAGGTTTACGTTACTTTTCAACGTAACAGGCCCCGTCAGCCATAACCCACGTGGAACTAACACAACACCTCCACCGGCTTTAGTACACTGGTCAATAGCTTTGTTGATGGCGGCTGTATTCAGGGTCAGGCCATCAGCCACCGCGCCCAGCTTACTGATCGCGATCGTGTCCTTCCGAAAGGTAGGGACGGATACTTTGGGAAGATCTGCCGGGCTGGCCGACACAAATTGGGCGATGGCGGCCAAGCACAGCGTAGCGAATCCGGTTGCTGTTTTCATAAGGGTTTTTATCCCAAAGAAGCCGGAACAGATTCTGCCCCTGGCTTCCAAAGCGGGTTATTCAGTTGGTAATTCTTTTTAAAGTGA is a window of Spirosoma linguale DSM 74 DNA encoding:
- a CDS encoding sulfatase (PFAM: sulfatase; type I phosphodiesterase/nucleotide pyrophosphatase~KEGG: ses:SARI_01155 hypothetical protein) gives rise to the protein MKYISLCVAGALLTGLIAGKPSPAPIRPTPSQAGVRKPNIVIVMADQWRAQDLGYAGNREVITPNLDKLALESVNAPLCVAEVPVCSPSRASLLTGQHATTHGVFYNDRPLRNEAVTLAEVCQQNGYKTGFIGKWHINGGLAKDFAAGRLAPIPVDRRQGFEYWRGLECTHDYNNSPYYNEVNKRFVWQQYDAISQTDSAISFMTQSRKEPFLLVLAWGPPHDPYQTAPKEYRQRYADKTLSLRPNVPAKDTMEANRALKGYYAHINALDDCIGRLQAALKGAKLDENTIFVFTSDHGDMLYSHDQINKQKPWDESIRIPFLLKYPAGLSRKGRTLDVPITLTDVMPTVLSLSGQTIPASVQGQNVASLIRQPRAPRPDDAALIACIVPFHQWNYGRGGREYRGIRTARYTYVRDLKGPWLLYDNQQDPYQLTNLANEPKLAGTQKQLEGILAQKLRAANDNFQAGNVYMDKWNYPWAYIDSLGNPYYK
- a CDS encoding sulfatase (PFAM: sulfatase~KEGG: hypothetical protein); protein product: MNEQPHFQPFPKKVLKRLLLSLIVLAGALGLRQPIDPASRPPTAPNIIFLLADDQRWDALGVAGNKTIQTPNLDRLAREGFYFRRSYVTTPICCISRASILSGQYARRHGIVDFVTPFTDSALAQTYPALLRKAGYRTGFIGKYGVGNVMPINEYDYWRGFDGQGNYAAKDAQGKPIHLTDLMGQQMDEFLQGNPAGKPFCLSVSFKAPHAQDAANPEFPYAERFTDLYRDQTLKRPAAADDKYYRQFPDWFRHNDQNESRIRWSRRFATDSMFQQTTKSYNRLITGIDDVVGNLRRTLQERGLADNTIIIYTSDNGFYEGEYGFADKWYGHELSIRVPLIIYDPRQPNRQGRTTDKYTLNIDFAPTLLTLAGVPVPGRMQGRSLTQLMDARDGAALKTPWRTAFYFEHMFNTPAVFIPQSEGVLSADRKYVHYYNLREPADSYEEVYNLKTDPLELRNLAVEPTGKAAKKSLLPIFDQLKEAAR
- a CDS encoding cell wall hydrolase/autolysin (PFAM: cell wall hydrolase/autolysin~SMART: cell wall hydrolase/autolysin~KEGG: pca:Pcar_1511 N-acetylmuramoyl-L-alanine amidase), giving the protein MHLLALLIICLTFSGITSSEAVRAPSYSIRGISRNQQSGQKKKKVSKSPRQTKKVRKTSARKPVQARPKSKKTRQTLPAAKRNRTIVSTKKRKPVVKKVPLPVSRRLAIMGSRYATIPTLDGQLSGTVYYLASGHGGPDPGAIGKYGKQRLPEDEYAYDVTLRLARLLIQHGAAVYMIVQDRNDGIRDVAVLPIDYDEVAYPNQAIPLNQTSRLRQTTTAVNSEYARHKGRYQRFVTIHVDSRSKGETTDVFFYHHPQSKVGLRLARHIHKTFLANYRRHRPARPYMGRVSSRGSLYVVKNSHPPTVFIELGNIQNSLDQRRFLIPQNRQALANWMCQGILTDYRTR
- a CDS encoding glycoside hydrolase family 28 (PFAM: glycoside hydrolase family 28~KEGG: cja:CJA_0172 polygalacturonase, putative, pga28A), which codes for MKTATGFATLCLAAIAQFVSASPADLPKVSVPTFRKDTIAISKLGAVADGLTLNTAAINKAIDQCTKAGGGVVLVPRGLWLTGPVTLKSNVNLHLAKGALLQFTNRREVYPLINTTWEGEEAIRNQAPISGVGLENIAITGEGILDGAGEAWRMVKKGKLTSDQWKKLVASGGVLNDKQDTWYPTAQSLKGASEPVKAGQPMTYYEGIKDFLRPNMLSLTRCKRILLEGVTFQNSPAWCLHPLLCEDITLRRVTAKNPWYAQNGDGLDLESCRNGLVDDCTFDVGDDGICIKSGRDEQGRKRGVPTENITVRNSRVYHAHGGFVIGSEMSGGVKNLYVSNCTFMGTDVGLRFKTARGRGGVVENIFVDGIDMTDIAGEAILFDMYYAAKDPVPQQGESNELPVIQPQPLSEATPQFRSFQIRNVTCKGAETAILIRGLPEMAVKDILIENAVLQSRKGLVCIEAENIRLKNVSLLTTNKTVMQVQNSRDITLDTIHFTDKADLLMHIAGERSGNIRLLNTDTTHAKKTVETDASAPANALTMKK